GGTAGACGAACAAAGAAGCGCGATCGCCCAGATTGAAGCCGATTTAGATTATCTCAACCTGAAAAAAGACCGCTTTGCCCGACTGGTTAAGGATAGGGTGATTTCCCAAGATGAGTTTGATGTAGTCGATAGCGAAGTCAGAAGTAAAGAAGCTGCCCTCAAACAAGCACGGGTTAAATTAGCGCGAATGGAAGCTCAGGTAACTAATAACCGAGCCAAGATTAACCAAGCCAAAGCTAAAGTCGATACTGCTAAGGTTATGCAGGGTTACACCACCATTAATTCTCCCATTTCGGGCATCGTGCAGGAACGGAACATCGATCCTGGGGTGGTGGTTCAACCCAGTATGGGCATTGTTAAAATCGGCAACTACGATCGGGTACGCTTACAGGCTAATGTCGCCCAGAGTGATGCCGTTAATATTCGTCCTGGGGCAACAGTGGTTGCTACTATTCCTGGTAGTAATATTGCGCCAATCAAAGGTAAAACTACCAGCATCTTTCCCCAAGCCAACAGTCAAACTCGCACCGTAACGGTAGAGGCGGTAATTGATAATCCCGACGGACAATTACTTTCTGGTAAGTTCCTCGAAATGCAAATTGTCACTGCCCGTAAACCTAATGCCATTACTATTCCCCAAGCTGCGGTGGTGGAATTTCAAGACCAACCTTCAGTTTGGGTAGTTGAAGGAGATACGGTAACAGCCCAACCAATAACATTAGGAATGTCTACAGGAGACAGAATAGAAGTTATCAGTGGCTTAGAGTCGGGACAAGCGGTAGTAACTTCGGGTCAAAATCGCTTGGTAGAAAATGCCCCCGTAGCGGTTATCAACCAGTCCGAACAATTTATACCAACGAATAAAGCTGCTAACCAGGACATTCAAATTCAGTTAATCAGTCCCGATAATAACGAGGTAGCAATGGGTGATGTCCAATTAATACTGGAAGTGAAAGACGATCGGGGTCAACCGATAGAGGTAAAAGATTTAGAGGTTAGCGCATCAATGCCCATGAAAAACATGGCACCGATGACGGCAAAAGTAGAAGTCCAACCCGCAGATAAACCTGGTCGCTTTCAAGTCGATACCTATCTCAGCATGAAAGGAGACTGGACGATTACTGCCCAAGTTAAAGACCCGAAAAATAAAGGTAAGCAAGAGTTTACTGTCAAAGTTCAGTAGCAATTCAAAGCTGCAAAAGTTTTCCCCTTAGCCCATAAAACAAACTATTCCAGCCAGGGACAGTTTGCCTATACAAATTTTTATCTACTAACTAAAAATACCAACCATGAAAAAACTAATCTTAATTCTACTTCCCCTAAGTTTACTCGCGATCGCCTGTAGTCCCGCTCAAAGTGATACTAATGTTACTTTTACTGCTTCAACGGAAAAGGCACAAAATAAACAAGCCAATACAGCTACCGTAAATTTAGTTAGTCCCGAACCCCAAACAGAAATCCCTATGGGTGAAGCCGAGATGATTTTAGAAGTGGTAGATAGCAATGGCGAACCAGTAAAAGTAGAAACCTTAGATGTCAGCGCGACTATGCCAATGGACGGCATGGAAGACATGATTGGCAACGTAGAAGTTACACCAGCAGACGAACCTGGTCGTTTTAAAGCGACTACCTATTTTGGAATGCAGGGAACTTGGAATATAGTTGCCAGCGTGAAAGATCCTCAATATCAAGCGAACCAAGAATTTACTTTTGAAGTGAAATAGTTTGATTTCTCTAACTAGCAAAGTCATTTAATCTGCCCCAAGTCTCTACTCCATGAAAACCTTTTTTACTCGTTGGTCAATCCGCAACCCTGTAATTACTGTCGCCCTCTATATCGGGGTGCTGATTCTTTCTGTTCTCACCTTAATAGTCATTCCCGTGCGGATGATGCCCTACGTGCAGAGTCCTCTGGTAGCAGTAATTACCAGAACTCCAGGTTCTTCGCCAATGGAAGTGGAAACCTATATCAGCAAACCCATTGAGCAACGCATGACTGTTCTGGATGGGGTGCGTTTTGTGCGTTCTAGTTCCCAGCAAGATTTATCGCTGGTGACGTTGCAATTTGCCTGGGGTGGGGACATTAATAAAGCGGTTCGGGATGTGCAAAGCGTGATGAAATCGGCGGAGGGAGATTTGCCGATGGATGGGATCAATACCCGTTCTTATTGGGTGTTGCCCATCGATCCATTAAACCGTCCCGTGCTGACTCTGGCATTTAAAGCTGAGGGTTGGGATCGGGTAAAGTTAAGAGAGTTTGCCGATAATACCCTAGTCGATCGCCTGACTAGCGTGCAGGATGTACAGTCTGTTTTCATTACAGGGGGTTATCGCCGACAGCTACAGGTAATAGTCGATCGCCAGAAGCTAGCAGCCTACGGACTTTCGATTCTTCAGGTTAGAGATGCGATCGATAATAATAATGTCAGTAAGGGTGCAGGGGTATTAACTCAAGGTGAGGAAGAAATCTTAGTACGGGCAGACGATCGCGCTCTTAATGCCCAAGTAGTTAGGAATTATCCCATCTTGGAAATGGACGGGCAGATTGTCTATGTTCGAGATGTGGCAGAAGTAAGGGATACTTATGAAGAACGACGCAGTGCCTATCGTTATAATGGGGAATCTGCTTTAGCAGTTAATGTCATTCAAAAACCTGATTCTAGTTCCCCACAAGTAATTGCCAGAGTGAGAAAGGAACTGGAAAAAATTGAATCTCAGTATCCAGGGTTAGAGTTTGAAGAGGCTTATGATAACTCTTTCTTAGTAGAGTTAATCAAAGATAGCACTACAGGAGAATTATTAATCAGTGTGGCATTGGCGGGGTTAGTAATTCTGCTGTTTTTAGAAGATTTTCGGGCAACGGCGATCGTCATGATTTCTATTCCCACTACTCTCGCTCTTTCCATGCTGCCCTTTATTCCTTCCTCGATGTCCCTCAACTCTTCAACTTTAGTGGGGATGATGATGGCAATTGGGAAATTGGTGGATGATTCGATTATTGTCATTGACTCGATTGATCGCAAGTTAAAAGAAGATAAAACACCCCGACAAGCAGCCATTCAAGGTACGGGTGAAGTATTTCTCGCCAGTGCTGCTGCTAGCTTGGTGATGATTGCAGCTTTAATGCCTACCATTCTCTCTGGTGGTTTGACGGGGTTGATGTTTGCAGGGTTAATCTTACCGATGGTGTTTGCTTTTATTGCCTCGCTGTTGGTTTCAATTACCCTGATTCCTCTATTGGCAGCTTTTTTCCTCAAACCAATCGGGGAAACACAGGGAAATCGTAAGACATGGTTGCAATGGTTATTAACTCCTTTCCGTTTGGGTTTTGAGGCATTAGAAAAGGGTTACGGTTGGTTATTAGATATCTGCTTGAAAAATCGGGAAATTACCCTAGCGATCGCTACTGCTACCATTGTGTTAGCCTTTGCTCTTTATCCCCTAGTTCCTCAAGAGATGATGCCTCTGGGAGATTCGGGACAATTTATGGCAACCATCGAACTAGAAGCAGGAGCATCTTTTGAACGAACCAACCAGGTAGCACAACAGTTTGAATCGATACTGTTAGAACAGCCTGAAATTGAAAAAGTATCTTCTAATGTTGGTTTTGAAATGACTCGTAACAGTACCTACTTTAGCGGTTACAGTATGGGTAGCGTTAATACAGCTTCGGCGATCGTCACTCTCAAAGATTTGAATGAACGTAACCGTGATATTTGGCAGATTATGGATGGGGTGGAAGCTGAGGCTCGTCGCACTATCCCTGGTTTACGGCGCATTGCCATTAAGGAAATGGGGGTAGACGTAATGGCAACTTCTGCTGCACCGATTCAAATTGCGGTATACGGCGAAGATTTAGATGTTCTTTACCCTCTAGCAGAAAAAGTCTTAAAAATTGCCGAAGACACCCCTGGATTGGTAATGGCACATACCAGTTCTTCTCTATCTCAACCCGAATATAAACTAGAGATAGATCGCCGTCGCGCTCAGGAATTGGGCTTAAATATCGAACAAGTAGCCGAACAAGCCCGTTACGCTCTCAATGGTGGTTTTACTCGTAAATATTATAATCGTCCCAACCTCAGACAGAATGATATTTTAGTCCGCTACCACCAAAGCGATCGCGCTTACGGTCAGAATCTCGCTGCTACCTACATTACAACCCCCAACGGACAGCAAGTACCTTTAAGTACCGTTGCCACTTTAAAACGGGAATTTGGTCCGACTTTAATCGAACACATTAACGGCAAACGAGTAGTCTACGTCAACGGTTACTATCGTAAATCCAGTCCTGCTTCGATGGATTTATCAATGGCGATCGCTATGCGGGCGGGAGAAGAATTAGATTTCCCTCCAGGCTACGGTTTAGATTCGATGGGGGATATGACCGATATGATGATTGAATTTGATCGCCTTCTTAAAGGGTTAATCGTTTCCATCATTTTGATTTACTTAATCTTGGTAATTCAATTCGGTTCGTTTATTCAACCCTTAGTTATGATGCTGTCAATTCCCCTACAGTTAATCGGCGTATTTGGCGCATTGTTACTGGCAAAACAAACTCTTTCGACAGTTTCAATCTTGGGAATAATTATTCTTTCTGGTATTTCCGTCTCTGCTGCCATTTTGCTACTAGAATTAATCCTTACTAAGCGACAGGAAGGTGTACCCAGAGCCGAAGCCATCCGCCAAGCTGGACCAGTGCGACTCAAAGCCATCTTTATGACCACCCTAACCACCATGATTGTGATTGTCCGATTGGCATTTTATCCCGAAACGGGCATGGATGCCTATTCTCCCATTGCCACAGTGATTTTGGGTGGACTGACTGTTTCTACTCTGCTGACTTTAATAGTGATTCCCATTGTTTATACCTTAGTTGATGACATTACTCAGGGATTAGCTATGTTTAAAAGGAGGCGATCGCCTAAATCGGTTACTGAGTTACAATAAAATGGTTGCTATATCAGAGAATATGTTGAGTGTGGCTAGGGAAAAATATCAGACTTATCCTAACGTTGAATTTCATCAAGCCTCAGTTCATTCACTGCCCTTTGCTAGTCAATCTTTTGATGTAGTAGTATCAGCTAAATTTGAAATTAACCGTGCTACTAAAGTTCGTTTTGGGGTTATTTGGGGACTGATGGCTGTGACTGCTGTACCATCTGAAATAAGTTAAGTAAAACAAAAATATCATACTTTAATAATTTGCATTTGATTAGTCAGCCTTTCAGGTATGAGATCACCTTCAACACTAGATTGCAATTATGCCTTCTTCTTAACTGCCACACCAATAATCTGAGGACTGACAATTACTGGAACATTTGCCCGAAAATGCTGGTAATCGACTCGCTCAAATCCTGCATTTTCTAATGCGACCCAAGTTTCGCGATTGGGATGACAACCATCGCCCAGAACTGTCCAGACAGGCTGTATCCAGTTTTGAATTCGTCGCAGTCCCGTTCTCCGTGGTGCAGCTACGTGTTCGAGAAAGAAAAATTGTCCGTCTGGTTTAAGTACCCGAAGAATTTCTTGCAGTACAGAAGATAGATTCTCTACCGAACACAAAACTAGCGTGCTGACTACCGCATCAATGCTATTGTCTTCAGCATCCAATCGTTCGGCAGTTCCACTTTTGATGTTAATGTCTAATCCCAGTCGCTCTGCTTCTTGCTGAAGATAGGGATACATATATGAGTTAGGCTCAACTCCAGTCCAATGAATATCGCTTGGATAGTAACGCAGATTAGGTCCAGTACCAGGTCCAATCTCTAGGACATTGCCGTGCAGATCGGCAAACAGTTCACGCTTGCGATCGCTCATTTCTGCTTCATATTTAGCATTACCATGAGCCAATAGCCAAGCAAAGAACCGTTGATACCAGCCTGGAGTAGATGTAGTAGCAGATTTGATGTTTATTTCTTTACTCATAGAATTTAGTTAGCTTACTCTACACTCAATTTGAGGATGTACGCTTAGTTGATGAAAGTTGTCTGCTTACAAACCAAACGATTAACGGCGGGATTATTAACCACTGAAGCACTGGTGATAAACCAGTTCCCAAAAAGGGTAATGTTGGCATAATATCCTCATATTGCCATCTGTTCAGAATTCCTGTGGCTAGGGCTTCAAAAATTATTGTTATGACAATTCCTACCAAGATAAAAATACTAACTTGCCACCAGTTGGGTTGAAGAATCCAGCGACGCGACTTCGATAGAACTGCTACAGTTCCAAAAGCAGCAAGTGAAATTCCCACATCTCCTACAGTAGCCAGAGTACAATTGTTGACTACATCTGTGCAGGTAAACTCAGGTGAAACTTTAAAAAAAGGCATTTGCTGCATTTCCCACAAGAAATTAAGCAGAAAAGAGAAAATAGCAACATTTAATTCGGGTAAGTTAAGCCAACTCATAGAATCAATGTTATTCAACCTCCTGGAACTGCATCTAAATAAAAGCGATCGCTTATCAAATACTTAGTACGCCAAGGAGCATGATGGCAAGATAAACTAAGTAAATGCTGTCAAGAGCTAATATCTGCCCTGCCAAAGCTGACAATACCAGTAACTAACTATCGGGCAACGTCTGAGAGTCTTCTGGCAGAGTCTTTACTAAAGAGGAACAATGACCGTTTGGTAAAGCAAAAATACCTGTCAAGAAGCTTAACAAAACTATTGCTGCAATCGCATTGCTGAAGCTTTCAAAGATTTTTTTCCGCTTTGCCTCACGTCTTTTTTTCTTCTGAATCTGCTTTGCTGCTTGCTCGATAAATTCTGGTGAGATATTAGCTTCTGCTCCAATTTGTACTAATTCGGCTATCGAATAGTTCTGTTCGTGTTGAACCTGAAGTTTTGCAGCCAGAGCGAAAATTTCTGATGTGTATTCTTGAGGAATTTGTCGATCTAGTTTAGTCATAATAAATAGTTATCACTAATTGAATTTAAGTTTTATTTAGAAAAATAAATTCTTGAATTTCCTGTTTTATCTAGGCTTTTTTATTTAAAAGCTGCAAATCGTGCCACGATTCAGTTAAATGTCAGTGGCAATGCCGTGTAAGTCACCGAAAATTAGCGTAATGTTACTAGGCGCGATCGCTACATTGATTCTTGTACCAATTACCATCCCTACGTCCGCACTACTAAGCATTAATCATCAAATTGCCCATCATGCCCAAATCCTCGTGGTCGAGAACATGACAGTGATACACGGTTTTACCTGTAAAATCTCTAAAGGGAATGCGAATGCGAACAGTTTCACCTCTAGGCACTAGCACCGTATCTCGCCAAGCCAGTAATGATTCTGGCTGTCCGTTACGACTAATTACTTGAAAAGCATTATTGTGAACGTGGAAGGGATGATCCATCATTCCCGTATTAGTGATTTCCCAATCTTCTACTGTATCTAGTTGTACTTGAGTATCGAGGCGATCGTGATTATAAGCTTCACCATTGATTAGAAAAGCCATGCCCACGGCGGGATTCATGCCATGATTGAGTTCAAAGCTTCTTACTGTCTGAGGTTCTGGCAAGGCAGAAATTGAAGCAAGTTGGGTTGGGATTGAAAGAGACTGTCCTTGGTCTTCGTAGCTAATCGTTACTAAAACTATGGGTTCATCGCGGTTGTTTCTGCCCATCATGCCACCACCCATCATACCCATACCACCGCGATCGTAAGGTAAGTTTAGTAAGCGGTATTGCCCAGGTTGGCGATCGCCTTTAATTAAAACTTCGGCTCGTTGTCCTGGTATCAGTAGTAATTCGTTAACTTCTATAGGTTCGTTTAACGCACCTCCGTCAGTAGCAATTTGATAAAAAGAATGATTTTCTAAAGAGAGTCGATAAAAACGGGAAGGAGAGGCATTAAGAATCCGCAAGCGCAATAATCTTTGTTCGGGTAAAGAAAGACTGGGATTTACTTGTCCGTTAGCGGTAATTATGTCACCTTCTCTTCCCATCATCAGGGACATATGCGCTGAATTGATTAGTCTGCCATTATTATCCACAGCAAAGTCTTGCAGTACCAAAAACTCTTCTTTTGCTGCTTTAACTTCGGGAATTTCATCTAACTGACCACGCACGATAAACAAACCTGCCAAACCACCAAATAATTGTTCGGCAACTAAACCATGCAGGTGGGGATGATACCAAAACGTTCCCGCTGGATGATTGGGTGGTATCTGAAATTCGTAAGTTAGTTTTTCTCCTGGTTTGATATGAAGAAAAACATTATCCGCATTACCCGTAACGGGAATGTGCAAGCCGTGATAATGAATATTAGTCGGTTGAGAGAGATTATTAGTAAAGTGAAGGCGAACCTTATCTCCTGGTTGGGCTTCCAGGCGAGGTGCGGGGACTTGTCCGTTATAGGTTAATAAATATGCTTGTCTCCCAGCCAAATTTACGGGATTTTCTTTAGCTATAATGTCTAACTCTAATAACCCATCTCGACTCTGATAGACACCGAATGCACTAGCAGATGAAGAGGGTAAAGGTTGACTAGAAATAGTTTCTTGACCTAACCAATGACCTACTAAAGCTGTCCCTACACCAGCAGCACCTAATGCAATAAACTGGCGACGGTTAATTTTAACCATGATTAATTTAAACTACTTTTTCTTAGTAAGATTGATATTCCTTAAATACTTCGACTTCTCCCCGCTCGTTAAACGCCAAAATTTGAAATGGTTGCTTGATATCTCTAGCTTCCATTCCTGGTGTACCGATGGGCATTCCTGGTACGGTTAAACCAGCTAGTTCGGGTTGTGCCGATAGAAAACGTTTAATATCATCGGCGGGAATGTGTCCTTCCATTACATACCCATCAATAATAGTTGTATGACAAGATGCTAGTTCAGTCGGCAACTTGTATTTTTGCTTTAAGGCTGCCATATCCTCGGTCTTAATATCTTTGACTTTAAAACCATGCTTTTGAGCGTGTTCGATCCATTCTCCACAACAGCCACAATTCGGACTACGATATACGGTCATTTCTGTCGTTCCTGCATAGGAGGGTTCGGTTTCTTTGTCCCAAACGCTAGTTAGAGTAGCTGTGTTGGTATCGTTAGCGATCGCACTATTGTTACTGATACTTTTACCTTGAGCCGAAGTCAAATAAATTGTTCCTCCAATCACAGAGGCGATCGCCATTGAAGTTATAGTTATTTTAGATACGAGTTTTGACATGATGAATTAAGCTGATAAATGATCGTGTATTAGATTTCGAGCTTAAACTCTCTAGTTAGCTGAAGAGTCCAGTAAATTTATATAAATTTATATAAAAGTGGGGCGGGGACGAGTAATGTGAATTTCCCATAAAGCTTTGGCGTTAGCTAACATTTCCCGTAATAAATAGGGAATCATTCCTCTCAGCCCATAAATTTCTCGATCTGGCGTTCCCAAACCAACTGCGTTTACTCCTAACTGATGACAAGTGTAGACAGCACGAGGTAAATGATAGTTTTGGGTAATCACTACTGCTTGATGTACGTCAAAGACTTTATGAGCGCGGTAACAACTCCATTGGTCACAAATTAAGCTTAAAAAGTCCTTATCAACTGGGTTTAAGAGCTAAACGAGAAAAAGAAATTATTTACGCGATTCTTTATTTCTCTTGACTTTCTTCTTTCTTTAACTTGTGACCAATGTTATGGTTATGACTCAACCGATACTTTCGGCGGCTCGTTAAGATGAAAGTTTTTCTCCAGGTCGGTTGATGCGTGTTTGGGAATCAGCCACTTGCCAAACTTAGCATAAAGGGCAGGAATCACCAATAAAGTTAAGACTGTGGAGGTAAATAAACCACCCAACACCACAATCGCCAAGGGTTGTAGAATTTCATTTCCCGCTCCACTAGCGATCGCCAAAGGTAGCATCCCCAAAGCTGAGGTGAGGGCGGTCATCAAGATCGCGTTTACTCGGTCTAGAGAACCGTTGACGATCGCATCTTTAAAGTCCATTCCTTGAGCAAACTTATTGTTGTAATTGTCTACCAATAATAAGCCATTGCGAACAGCAACCCCAAACAGAGTAATAAACCCAATTAAAGAAGCAATCGAAATCACCCCACCACTCAAGGCAATGGAGACAATGCCACCCACTAAAGCCAAAGGTAAATTGAGCATAATCGCGATCGTAGCAGGAAGAGATTTCACTGAGAAAAACATTAAGATAGCGATGACAATCGCTGCTAGGATACTAAACACCAGTAGGTTATTAGTAGCACGTTGCTCCGATTCAAACTGTCCGCCGTATTGAATAAAGTAGCCCTGGGGTAACTGTACCTTTTGGCGAATAGTCCCTTGAATATCCTCCACTACACTACCCAAGTCACGCTCGGCAACATTGGCGGAAACCACGATTAAGCGCGATACATCCTCCCGATTGACCACGTTTGCTCCCATGCCATAGGTTACTTCAGCAACGGTACTGAGGGGAATAATTTCTCCCGTGGGAGTAGAGATAGGAATAGCACCAATGGCATCGAGGTTGTTGCGAGCCGATTCCTGTAATCCCACAGTAATATCAATTAACTGTTGATTTTCTGCTACCTGGGAAACTACCCGACCGTTTAGAGCCGTTTCTACCACAGCCGAAATTGCCTCCATACTCAAACCATAATTAGCTGCTGCCCCTCGGTCGTACTGAATTTGTACCTGACGGATCGGCAGTTGGGGTTCGAGTTGCAAATCCACCACTCCTTCAATGGGTTCGATAGCATCGCGCACCTGTTCGCCAATTTGACGCAGTTCGCCGAGATCGGGACCAAAAATTTTAATGGCGATCGCACTTCTGACTCCAGACAACACTTCATCCATACGGTGGGAAATAAACCCGCCAATATTCGGGACAACACCTGGTAACTTCAAAAATGTCTCCCGCAGTTGCTTTACGCTGGCTTCGCGGTCTTTGAGGGCAAGGTCGCTGAGTTCCACATCAACGTGTGCCATACTTACTCCTGCCCCATCGGCATCGCCAGGAGCGCGTCCTGCCCGCACCTGCGCCCACTCATATAGGGGATTGTCCTTGAGGGAATTAGACAGTGCCATTCCTGCCCGATTCGTCATGTCTAGCGAAACTCCTGGAAACAACACCATGGAGTTAACCATCGATTTTTCCTGAAATTCGGGTAAGAAGACTCGTCCCAAGGAAGGAACGAGCGTCAAAGCAGCAACCAAGGCAGCTAGGGATAGACCGAGAATTAGTTGGGGCAAGCGCAGCGACAGGTTGAGCAGGGGGCGATACAAGCGTTCTGCCCAGCGCGAAACAAAAGTCCCTTCCTGCGGTAGGGTTTGATTAGCCAGCAGAATCGCACAGAGGGCGGGGGAAAGGGTCATGGCAACCAGGGTAGAAGCAGCAATTGAGAGCAAATAAGCCAACCCCATCGGCGCAAAAATCCGTCCTTCTACGCCCGTCAAACTAAAAATCGGGGCAAACACTACAATGATAATCACCGTGGAAAAAATCACTGCCAACCGCACTTC
The nucleotide sequence above comes from Stanieria cyanosphaera PCC 7437. Encoded proteins:
- a CDS encoding efflux RND transporter periplasmic adaptor subunit; this encodes MTANTTKNQDDERVPLPPFEGKRLPSTRGRSSMSDDNENSLEDSQKSKSVTEEVTYPSTVEPEKLTETDSQQDSASNFKLGKTLLGLGVFVLLTGNILVLTNHLKPSSSMAGMEGMDHGDMSMEDMMAVDGSFNPNPVRVETVKPQVLEASVSYTGTIKPYEEIMVYPRVAGQLTNYSVYPGDRVTAGQPIATLDASELTTGVAEAAAEVSTMETDLEMSKIEVDEQRSAIAQIEADLDYLNLKKDRFARLVKDRVISQDEFDVVDSEVRSKEAALKQARVKLARMEAQVTNNRAKINQAKAKVDTAKVMQGYTTINSPISGIVQERNIDPGVVVQPSMGIVKIGNYDRVRLQANVAQSDAVNIRPGATVVATIPGSNIAPIKGKTTSIFPQANSQTRTVTVEAVIDNPDGQLLSGKFLEMQIVTARKPNAITIPQAAVVEFQDQPSVWVVEGDTVTAQPITLGMSTGDRIEVISGLESGQAVVTSGQNRLVENAPVAVINQSEQFIPTNKAANQDIQIQLISPDNNEVAMGDVQLILEVKDDRGQPIEVKDLEVSASMPMKNMAPMTAKVEVQPADKPGRFQVDTYLSMKGDWTITAQVKDPKNKGKQEFTVKVQ
- a CDS encoding FixH family protein gives rise to the protein MKKLILILLPLSLLAIACSPAQSDTNVTFTASTEKAQNKQANTATVNLVSPEPQTEIPMGEAEMILEVVDSNGEPVKVETLDVSATMPMDGMEDMIGNVEVTPADEPGRFKATTYFGMQGTWNIVASVKDPQYQANQEFTFEVK
- a CDS encoding efflux RND transporter permease subunit, whose protein sequence is MKTFFTRWSIRNPVITVALYIGVLILSVLTLIVIPVRMMPYVQSPLVAVITRTPGSSPMEVETYISKPIEQRMTVLDGVRFVRSSSQQDLSLVTLQFAWGGDINKAVRDVQSVMKSAEGDLPMDGINTRSYWVLPIDPLNRPVLTLAFKAEGWDRVKLREFADNTLVDRLTSVQDVQSVFITGGYRRQLQVIVDRQKLAAYGLSILQVRDAIDNNNVSKGAGVLTQGEEEILVRADDRALNAQVVRNYPILEMDGQIVYVRDVAEVRDTYEERRSAYRYNGESALAVNVIQKPDSSSPQVIARVRKELEKIESQYPGLEFEEAYDNSFLVELIKDSTTGELLISVALAGLVILLFLEDFRATAIVMISIPTTLALSMLPFIPSSMSLNSSTLVGMMMAIGKLVDDSIIVIDSIDRKLKEDKTPRQAAIQGTGEVFLASAAASLVMIAALMPTILSGGLTGLMFAGLILPMVFAFIASLLVSITLIPLLAAFFLKPIGETQGNRKTWLQWLLTPFRLGFEALEKGYGWLLDICLKNREITLAIATATIVLAFALYPLVPQEMMPLGDSGQFMATIELEAGASFERTNQVAQQFESILLEQPEIEKVSSNVGFEMTRNSTYFSGYSMGSVNTASAIVTLKDLNERNRDIWQIMDGVEAEARRTIPGLRRIAIKEMGVDVMATSAAPIQIAVYGEDLDVLYPLAEKVLKIAEDTPGLVMAHTSSSLSQPEYKLEIDRRRAQELGLNIEQVAEQARYALNGGFTRKYYNRPNLRQNDILVRYHQSDRAYGQNLAATYITTPNGQQVPLSTVATLKREFGPTLIEHINGKRVVYVNGYYRKSSPASMDLSMAIAMRAGEELDFPPGYGLDSMGDMTDMMIEFDRLLKGLIVSIILIYLILVIQFGSFIQPLVMMLSIPLQLIGVFGALLLAKQTLSTVSILGIIILSGISVSAAILLLELILTKRQEGVPRAEAIRQAGPVRLKAIFMTTLTTMIVIVRLAFYPETGMDAYSPIATVILGGLTVSTLLTLIVIPIVYTLVDDITQGLAMFKRRRSPKSVTELQ
- a CDS encoding class I SAM-dependent methyltransferase — its product is MVAISENMLSVAREKYQTYPNVEFHQASVHSLPFASQSFDVVVSAKFEINRATKVRFGVIWGLMAVTAVPSEIS
- a CDS encoding class I SAM-dependent methyltransferase, giving the protein MSKEINIKSATTSTPGWYQRFFAWLLAHGNAKYEAEMSDRKRELFADLHGNVLEIGPGTGPNLRYYPSDIHWTGVEPNSYMYPYLQQEAERLGLDINIKSGTAERLDAEDNSIDAVVSTLVLCSVENLSSVLQEILRVLKPDGQFFFLEHVAAPRRTGLRRIQNWIQPVWTVLGDGCHPNRETWVALENAGFERVDYQHFRANVPVIVSPQIIGVAVKKKA
- a CDS encoding multicopper oxidase family protein, translating into MVKINRRQFIALGAAGVGTALVGHWLGQETISSQPLPSSSASAFGVYQSRDGLLELDIIAKENPVNLAGRQAYLLTYNGQVPAPRLEAQPGDKVRLHFTNNLSQPTNIHYHGLHIPVTGNADNVFLHIKPGEKLTYEFQIPPNHPAGTFWYHPHLHGLVAEQLFGGLAGLFIVRGQLDEIPEVKAAKEEFLVLQDFAVDNNGRLINSAHMSLMMGREGDIITANGQVNPSLSLPEQRLLRLRILNASPSRFYRLSLENHSFYQIATDGGALNEPIEVNELLLIPGQRAEVLIKGDRQPGQYRLLNLPYDRGGMGMMGGGMMGRNNRDEPIVLVTISYEDQGQSLSIPTQLASISALPEPQTVRSFELNHGMNPAVGMAFLINGEAYNHDRLDTQVQLDTVEDWEITNTGMMDHPFHVHNNAFQVISRNGQPESLLAWRDTVLVPRGETVRIRIPFRDFTGKTVYHCHVLDHEDLGMMGNLMINA
- a CDS encoding DUF411 domain-containing protein codes for the protein MSKLVSKITITSMAIASVIGGTIYLTSAQGKSISNNSAIANDTNTATLTSVWDKETEPSYAGTTEMTVYRSPNCGCCGEWIEHAQKHGFKVKDIKTEDMAALKQKYKLPTELASCHTTIIDGYVMEGHIPADDIKRFLSAQPELAGLTVPGMPIGTPGMEARDIKQPFQILAFNERGEVEVFKEYQSY
- a CDS encoding CusA/CzcA family heavy metal efflux RND transporter; amino-acid sequence: MLNSILNQILKNSIAQRWLIVVGAILVTVWGVFSVTQMPLDVFPEFAPPQVDIQTESPGLAPEEVESQITVPIESAVNGLPGVTTVRSSSKVGLSMVQVVFDQNADIYRARQSVTEKLQQVTKLPEGTHTPEISPLVSPLGTILQYAFTFNGQGQTSLMDLRRLVEATFSNQILSVPGVSQVTIYGGDERQEQVLVDPAQLRSLNVSLTEVTDAAKGANSNAPGGFLIGGGQELLVRGMGQVQSIEDLQQSVVKVQNSKPILLKDVAEVKTGSALKRGDASFNGQPAVVMMINKQPDVDTPTVTKAVEAVMRSLQPTFPADVQVTRTFRQSNFIDSAIGNVSTSLIEGIIIVSAIMLLFLMNWRTAAITLSAIPLSLLIGLMFMKAFGLGINTMTLGGLVVAIGSVVDDSIVDMENCYRGLRTNQAQGNPKHPFRVVYDTSVEVRLAVIFSTVIIIVVFAPIFSLTGVEGRIFAPMGLAYLLSIAASTLVAMTLSPALCAILLANQTLPQEGTFVSRWAERLYRPLLNLSLRLPQLILGLSLAALVAALTLVPSLGRVFLPEFQEKSMVNSMVLFPGVSLDMTNRAGMALSNSLKDNPLYEWAQVRAGRAPGDADGAGVSMAHVDVELSDLALKDREASVKQLRETFLKLPGVVPNIGGFISHRMDEVLSGVRSAIAIKIFGPDLGELRQIGEQVRDAIEPIEGVVDLQLEPQLPIRQVQIQYDRGAAANYGLSMEAISAVVETALNGRVVSQVAENQQLIDITVGLQESARNNLDAIGAIPISTPTGEIIPLSTVAEVTYGMGANVVNREDVSRLIVVSANVAERDLGSVVEDIQGTIRQKVQLPQGYFIQYGGQFESEQRATNNLLVFSILAAIVIAILMFFSVKSLPATIAIMLNLPLALVGGIVSIALSGGVISIASLIGFITLFGVAVRNGLLLVDNYNNKFAQGMDFKDAIVNGSLDRVNAILMTALTSALGMLPLAIASGAGNEILQPLAIVVLGGLFTSTVLTLLVIPALYAKFGKWLIPKHASTDLEKNFHLNEPPKVSVES